A segment of the Dermacentor andersoni chromosome 5, qqDerAnde1_hic_scaffold, whole genome shotgun sequence genome:
acccaattcaccagtatgtgtgttttcttctggaacaattttacatttggcacagaggctgagccatTGCGGCCtattgactgcaaatttctgtgctctcgcAGTGGTAATGGGGGTATCATTCATTTAGCTACCTGAACAGTGAATAGATAATGGAGCACAACAATCTTccagttttacgcagaacaccttgtgcTTTATTCACgaaactgaacctaaggaactatttGCTGGTTTgttatgcaataaaaaaaatggcaatgaatgtttccTCACTTTTTGTGCGGCCCTATCTTCCGCCATACaagccttcatttcattgtcacgtGCATGTTGAAGCGGCTACTAATTAAGAAAGACGAACACAAAACTACAAACTAGATCTACCTTTTCACACCACGAGAGGTCTCTGAACTTACTGCTAAGCTAAGTCACTTGGTAATCTCGGTTTGCTTTTAAATAAGTGCAGGTAGTGGCCAactgtttatgttatgctatgcatttcttcattttcctaaaatgtggctgtgcattagctagctaggttgttactgcataaatacataaacaacatgcagcccatgcccaactaactcaagTAACCTGAGTAGAGCTTACAATAGTTCATGTCTCATGTGCATCCTGCGTGAGCTTActttttatatgtagagcaatcaaaatagaacacgcatgatgctgacagtatcaaAAAGTCTCAAGTCGATCATCCTTGTTTGCTGCCATGGGTAaagagggagcatgcctgtcatggtactgcttaaagggacactaaagcgaaaaatgatttcttctgcatcagtaaattacctctcttggacaccaaaaacaccactcttagcacggtaagaCTCCTGGTGAATCAGAAAAAGTGGAACaaggaaagacgggtggcgacgcctccatGAAGTCCCTGCTcatggtcgctgtgacgtcacggattttgatggcatcttctagggcctacttaattatatagcggtacagagtgactacattgtgttctaaaggcacgaaatattaaacatggcaagtttcgggaacctttgctcagccaacgtggcccaaatgcaaaaacatactttggaatccctgacgtcacattgacgtacccgcatcggggtttcggcgcgaaattcgaatactgatacttcgaccttcattttctcatctaataatcaaattattattttgaaatgactgcctgcaatgttctcaaacaatgctttattagtctaaactgatttgttgtttcgctttagtgtccctttaattttgtgcactttggcaatgttttgtacattgttgaaatgttaaattaggtatgtctaagtagtaaggtggcaacagattggccacccaggctggcaagaaagaatacAATTGTTTGATTTCACGCAAAATAAGTTCTCTTATCAGCAATATAAATTATTTGCTCTCAAATAAATACTCCCTTTGGAAACATCTCATGagtatatatctgcataaggtcaccactatacatacatattgcttttatgccactcataatgaattgtacactcgctgcttaaccttcaattccttgctgcatgaagttaaccacttatgcacaactGTTTTGCACACAGCGAGAACCTCATTCATCGCTGAGCACACCATTTAAGGCTATATCTTGTTTGGAAAGTTTATAAACAGCAAGTATTACATTCTTTCCATGTTTGATGCCTCATCTTTGGTGAGTTTATATATGTAAAAAAAGCAAAGGGCATTTCATGCATCCAagtgctttaagcactctcttaaaattggcagagtgaaaaaaaagagcatgagcAAGCGAATGCAAGCATGTCggcaagctgtactcggagcctctCTCACATGCGTGCTCAGTGGTAAAGAGGTGTGTCTTGGCGACCTATGCAGCTGTATTTCTAGACAGATGTGCCTGTGtttcgtattcttgcaagctgtcactagcactacagaaactgCGCCATCACGCCGAACACGAGCATTTCGGACGAATCGCTTTCGGCGACAATATAACTTTCGCGCTACGTACAACGCGTGCTGTTGGATAATTCGAgaggttttgctcaaccagccaaagCAGCGCGCACTCAAAGTAATCGTCCGAGAATATGCCGCACGTTGCCGacatgatgcgattgcaatacgtATTTAAAAGGTGGCTCAGATAAGATGCCTGTGCAGTGTTTCAaagaaggatgacggtgccagTGCAACACATGTGGCTGCAGAACAGGATGTGGCAGTCTAGAGCCACATTTTCCCCCGTCATGCGAAAGCTTGAAATCACATCTCCAAAAATGTGCCAGTGTTGTCTGCTGCAGTGCCTCCTCTACGTAAAGGAGGCAATGTCTGCTGTCAGAGgtagttgccaaccttgaacacctttgctccgccgaacggttgccagctgtcaacaggccgcgtcgcccaataggagtgcgTGTGCGATCCGCTTGTACGGATTAAGCGTGCAGTGGATTTTGCGACACTACCCGCCTTTTGGGTGTCCGTACGCAGGCGGACAAGGCCGGAACGGACGGGCAGATTGACCATGTTTGGGCCCTTACTGGTTCGAACGTAACGCCGAGGCTGTATGTAACTATGTGCTGACGCTGCTCGGGACGCTGTGTTCAGTCTGAGGCAAACGCTGCAGTAGCAGTCGAAGCGATGCGACGAACAGCCTGAATAGCTCGTTACAGGTTTATGACCGACGCCAATGTCACTGATGCCGCCAAGTGGCCGAGACTCCTGAGTAGCGGGAGGCAACGTTTGGCGAATAGTTAAACATATACTTAGAAATATTGTATAATGACCATCTGAGCTCTGAGAATTCTCATGTGAAAGTGTGTCGTGGGCACAGCCGCGTGGCACAATACTTTACAGTATTGGCAGGCTTTAAGTGGGAGTGCTTCCGCACACACCTCATTCAATGAAACATGAGAAACCCCCTATTAtatatactttcttttttctgaggACCGGCAGCTCACACGGGCAGCTCAGAGATGTCTTTTATGATGATTTAACAGGCCCAATCCACATTGCGTCACGGAAACAATCCCTACTGCCTCATCACTGCGAATTTGCTAGCGTTCTGGGGCTACATTAGATGGCACTAGCCAGGCACATATTTCTGGAAAAGTTGCTCACATGTTTTCACACGCACACTTTTCTTGTTAGACTGGTCGTTTTAGGTCGCTTTAGTGGTGCAGTTTACATTTAGCGCCTGGTTCGTTCAGAGCGTGTCGCTACAGTTCAAAGCTCTCGGTGGCGCTCTCACCTTTGAACCTGCGAGTATGGCCGAGATCCAGCAGACTTTTGCTCACGTGAATCATTCTATTTCTCTGTGATCAGCTAACTAAACGATTGGCTCGGGCAGGCTCCCTCCAGCTCTAATCTCAAGAGGGATGCACATCGTTGCGAACCGAGATGGAGCGCGGTATAAAACCCAGTCATAGGCGTTCGGTTCAGCACCATTACAGTCCACCGATAGTAATATCTAAACATAGAACATAGAAATGCGACGCATTTTAGTTTCAATGCAATTTAATCTTTTGCGCACAATTCTTTTTTCCTTATCTGCCTTCAGATTAAATGTTCACTGCACATAACAAAGCAACTAGGGAGAATATTGTGACTAACAGCATTTGAGAACAGAGGAAACCCTCACATTTCGAAAAATCAATGCACGGATActcacatttcaacaaaataaaataatcGGTTCTAATAACACTCTTGTCCATCATCACTTTCAAATAAAGATGTCCTTTGTCACACTATAGAAGGCTTTAGTGCAAGAATATTGAGACCAGCAAACAAGATTAGCATCAACTAATCAGAAGGGCAATGCAGCTGATGTGTTATCAACAATATTTGAATTGTGCAAGTTGGCAAATTCTACTACTTCTCTACTCCAATTGTTAACTTATTGAAACATGCCTCCTCAGTTGTGACACATTTATATGTAGTGATATCTTTATATAATCTCTATTCGGCTGCAGTTAGGCACATGCAACTAAGGCACATCTCCTGCTGAAGGTGCATACTTTGATAAGTACACGTGACATATGCGTACTATTCATTAATGTATGTGCAACAAAGCTATGAAGTGGCCTTTGTTCATAAACTGGTGCACAAATGCTAAAAACTGCAGGAGCACTTATCAAATAAGAACCTCATGACTGCACTGCACACCATTTTTGTACACATGAACTCTAGTCTGAATGGATTTCTTCAAATACACTTTCTTACACTGTGCAGTGAAGTACACAAACGAAAAAGTGAATATAAAGAAATTGGGTCGTAATTCATAGTAAGAGGTATGATTCATACACATTTCTGCTGACTAAATGCGGACAGAACTGCCTTGAATGCAAGACCCCTGTTTTTTGTAAGAAAAACAAAGGAGCACAAATTAATACCGAAATTGAGAAATAGTAAATCGTATGACTTGAACCAGCATATTGTTTCTCTTGGCTACTACTCATTTCAAGCCATACACCATTTGATCAACAAAGTCATTGATGAACTTGCAGCACAAGTCTTTTCAGCCATTGCTGTACCATTCTGCCTGCACCTGCAAAATGTGACTGGTGTTTAAAACACTGTTTATGAACAAGGGGGAAAAACTACAAGGACTGAAGACAAAATTGTTAATCCTATTGTGATAGGTACGTGACCCACCTATCCTGGACCTTTCTAACCTTGTGGCAATATAGTTATGAGAAAAGGAGGTGCTAGGCCTCACTTATACAACGCCGCTGGCGCAACCTGTACTGCGTTCACGTGTCAGTATATATCATCAGGTATACAGCAGAGCGACGGCACGCACACTGCTCGTACGCGGACGTCCATCAATCACGCCACGTGGTCCCTTTTCAATCGCCGCGCCCGCACTGCGCCCAACGTCGGCAATCACCCGAGCAGGACGCGTCGCAGGCGGTCGGGGTCCTCTTCCACCGGATCCTGGGCGTGCGACGAGGAGGCCGAGGAGTCGGCCTGCAGCTGAGAGCTGCAGTGCGCCGAGCAGAGGTACTGCAGCAGGGGCAGTCGGTACTTGCCGCAGAAGTCCACGAACTGGATGCGCTCCACGTGGCTGTCGAAGTAGACGCCGCCGCATTGCGGGTTGACGCAGTGCTGCGCCGACGCCAGGTACTCGCGCACGCTGGCCGGCAGGAAGGCGCTCGCCTCCTGCGACTCGTGCAGGCGCGCGCGGATCGCGCAGCGGGCGGCCAGCTCGCGCAGGCTCGGCGCCCGGTACGTGAGGTCGTGCACGAAGCGGCCCACGAGCGGGTTGCCGCGCAGGCTCAGCTCGACCAGCTGGCCCAGGCGCACCAGTCCGGGGGGCAGCGTGCGCAGCCGGTTGTCGTGCAGCGCCAGCGAGCGCAGGCTGCGCAAGTCGGCCAGCGAGGCCGGCACGCTGGCCAGTCGGTTGCCGCTCAGGCACAGGCTGCGCAGCCGCCAGAGCCGGCCCAGCGAGGCCGGCAGCTCCTCGAGCTGGTTGCCGCCCAAGTACAGAGCTTCCAGGCTGCGCGTGAGAAGAAGCACGCGCGGCCCTTAGGAGCTTCTTGCCGCACAACGCCGAACAAAgcggtgcgggggggggggggggggacatgaaGGTTCTAAAGCATCTTTATAAACCTCCGTAAGAGGATGGCGCTGGCAAACAGAGGCGAGAGAGCGAATCAGTTGGCAAATAACCTATGCCTACGCCTCCCTCCCCTAACAGTGGCAGACAAGCTTCTCAGTCAAATTATCtttatatgcagggtgtttcagcgaaccctttccaaaattcctaaaggttgcctgtggcagatagcacaattctagttcatgaggtggtctactcgaagcggcggacactacttgcacaaaaaacttAAATACATAATGGACTAATTACgctttaactaattaccttatggcccatattgcaatttacaaattctagccgtggagttcgcaagacggatccacttggaacgaattttcaggatgataCCAGTTTCTAAATATTGCttcccgaactttgtggagaaatgcattggcgttccagttacttccttAACAAATCGTCCTtgtatgcattcaagcacaatattaactagaacgccaatgcacttctccacgaagttcgggaattaatatcttttACAGTCTGTTTTATGGCTAAAGTAGTCAGTTCATTGCCACGGCCATAGCGATTTGCAACCAAGTTACTGGAGAGCCAAACATGAAAAATctaatttaactttcttttttgtttgaaaaGTGTTCCACGTGATGTGTAACGTCACTGACTGAAGGTAGCATTTTGTTCCATTCGGTGAAGGAAATTAGGATCATTGTTGTTCGTAGCACCTGTGCCTCCAATGTCTCTTCCGTTGTCCTTGTGTCTCCCTGCGCTCAACCATCAAGATGCACCAACAAGCCGACATCGCCACCCTTTTCTAATTATGTTAATATCGCATATTTGGAGGCTACCGTTTCCAAAAGTATTTTAATATTGTAACATTAGAAATATCCGCTGTCAATTAAACTTGCGATTCGAAGCTTTTACGCGCTACGGAAGCGAAAAGCAAAGCCCAATCTGGTGCTAATATATTCAATATGGTCGACGCGCGACCTAATGCCGCGATTCCTTTCAGCGGATAACTGATAAGCACTTATCAACTCCGGAACACTCAGACAAGGTGTACCAAGTCCGGGTCATCATATCACCAGCTTACGTCACGCCTCTGACAAGGCCAGCGATGCGCTATCGCGCAATAGGAAGGAGACGAACCTTACAACCCATCTCCAGAACAGACTGCTCTTGGATATAGGACTACCTAGAATACGCAGCATAATCATTCACCCTGGGCCTTAACAAATAAGTTGTGCAATTGCTCGAACTCTTCGCGCTCACcgcataagaaagaaagaagacaccttACTGCCAACGATACTAGTCATATTACGACGCAATATATCTTTCTTTCATTAGGTCTGCAAAGTCTGCTATCAATGAATGCTTTGTATGTGACACACACTCGCACAACTGTAAGAAGCCAGCAGACAATGAAATCAAGGAAAGCGATGGTTTATCGGCCATTTGTATACACCAAAGATCGCATACTGCATGACGTCTGCGGTGCAGAGGGTGTGGCACGTCCACTGTTATAGGGCCAtgcgtggcgctggctaacgcctccccccccccccccccaggctaTATGTTTACACGTATATGTAAATACTTCACGAAGTGGACGGACGGACAAACACCGTCGCAGTTAATTTGGTTAGAGCATCCCACGCACGCGTCATACTGAGCATTTGGGTCCGGTTCCTATATATCGGCCGcaaatgttcctttttttccccactttcggTTTGCTCATACTCAGCCAAACATGAAGTTTGTCGTAAACTCTTCTTATTGTCCGCTATTGACTTCTTGCGGATGTTACCAAAAAACAGTCCCGTCAAATGAGCTGATTACTCGTGCAAACTTAAGGAAACAaacataaattatggggttttacgtgccaaaaccactttctgattatgaggcacgccgtagtgggggactccggaaatttgtaccacctagggttctttaacgtgcaactaaatcgggtgttttcgcatttcgccctcatcgaaatgcggccgccgtggccgggattcgatcccgtgacctcgtgctcagcagcccaacaccaaaacTCAAGGCATGCGCGGGTCAATAAACAAAAGCACATACGTCGTGTACCAGATGAAGCAGGTCGACAAGATTCCCAACACTCGCATACATTGCGCAGCGCTTGCCTGCACCTATAGGCTAACGCCAATATTCTCAGTTCACGCCAGCTgataaaaaagcagaaaaaaactgCGTGATATTCATTAGAACTGACCTGATGTTATCAAGTCGACGATCATTGCCGCAATGCCAACACAAAACGCGCCAAaagatttggaggacgcttaagcttcgcctttaacagtggaaagcgatagcattcaaagacccctgactgcttttcatgcttcccggcaaccgcagctgaTGCaacgtttaccaggaaacgctggcggcgaacgctatgcacgaaggcgggctttctggtagaaacgcggcctcttgcgtgagtcGACCTCCTGTTACTGTTTTGCACTTCTAATATTTCACTCTGAAAACAGCTAATataaaagatatgcgctgccggcgcttctttctctttttattattattacatttgtttgtgggctgctgtTCTCAACATGCCGAGGTATAACTttggaaagaatgaaagacaatgtatgagcaactttggtggtaaaCGAGTaattgggtatgcgtggttcggaatttggttcgaaattatttttgccGGAGCGATGTCCGAcgccggacgccggattttctgccacacGGCGCCCTTGACGCCCTCGTGTGAATACTCCGAATGCGGGTGTGCGTTCTACGCAACCTTTGGACCGGAGAGCGTGCAACTACTGCCTCGCTCCGTGGCCGAGTTTCCATGACCCTGACGCTCGACGAATACGCACGGCGCATCACGTACGCGGCGGCCATGTGGGCTTTATCGGAGAGCTCGTGTAGTGAAAGTTGTCGCCGACGGCGTGACTGCTTACCGCCTTCGTTTTGGCGCAGAGCCAAGAACGACGTTCAAGCTGTGGTTCAAGCATCCAATTTGTTCCGTCAGTTTGTGACAGTAGTgtataccaggtgtttctttcttgtttatcTTAACCGAATCTCATTTTAAAAAATTCATCCGCAGCAGATAACACAATAGTGCCTCCTTGAGCTATATCACTTCAATAAGCGTACATTACTTGCATATGCGCGATCGACTAATTACCAATTGAATGACAACTTTTTATATAATTACTTTAGGGCgcatattacaatttacgaaaCAGAGCGCGCGAGTTCGCAAAGCACATCCACTAATAATGAATTCTGAGGCTGGCATCAGTTTTCGAGATGCGCGTTACGAAATAGTGCGAGAAAGAAGTGGTCCGTTGCAGGGAAAGGGTTGACGATATCGTCTGCAGCCCCTGCGGGACACGGCTCATCGCAAATAGTGCGACGAAATGCACTGGTGTACCAGTTAAACTTAAAGACCCTCTATTCTTTAGTTAAACTTGTCCCGCCCAGTTTTGGAAGGCGCTTATTGGTTAAATGTTAGTGGGACAACTGTGCCTACTGGCCGCAAGTTTGACAGCACTTATTTCAAATGCATAGTACTAGTTTCaacattcgttccaagtggacacACCTTGAGAACTCGCCGGCTTAAACTCACCAATCGCGACTTGATGTGGGCCATTAATCCGAAATTTTAAAGTGAGATCGCTGCCTCTAAGCCTCTCCCACGGATAGCGAACGCCATTTGTCAAGGACTGTGTGACGTctggaaatggggggggggggggggggggaaccgcTGTGTCGACGACTAGTCAACGGTTCGAGACCACCGGACGTTTTGCTTCGCACCTTCTGACACCGAAATGGCGAAACAAAGGCGTTGCTTTTGAATTGTGCCCGCAATGCCTTCACTCGTGCGATAAAAAGCAGCAGGACTGCTGAGACGAAGCTTTAACTGGGAGCCAACCCTGGTTTCCCAATTCAAATAAatgtaataccggtgtcacacggccactttttATCGCGATTGAGCCCGATCTGGATCGAAATTATAGACCGCCGATTGGCTCCTTCCCGCAGCTTGCTCCAAGGAGCCAATCGGCGGTCTATAATTTCGATCCAGATCGGGCTCAATCGCGATCGAACGTGCTCCGTGTGACAACCGGGTAAAACAAAGAAGTGCTCTCAGTAGACAACCGTTGAACTGGTTTGAACTGTTTAAGAGAGAAGACAGCATTTGTTAGAGCTTTTAAAGCGGGCGCATGTGATACGTTAGAGCTTAcgtgaagatgttgaattacaACACTTGTTCTAGCAAACACTTCTTCCGACCCACAATTTAGTGGTATATTGAGAGCAATGTAAAATAGAAatgttttgtccgctttagatgtctcAATAGCAGCAGTTTCGAAATTTTTATATAATCTTTTATTGCTAGTTAAAGGGTCTACTTTTTCAGTTACTTCTCTATCGATTTTCTAGAAATTTTGTAAAGAAACATCAATGGCTAAATCAAAACTCTACTCCTTAAGTCGATAGGTTTTAACATttacttttaaatgcaacaaacctgatCACCATTGGCTCAGTCAATGCCGAGAAATGCGATTTCACCGCTCCCATGTATGTACACAGGGGCTCATGAAGTAAGGCTTAATTCTTAGAGTTGTATAGCGACTAGTTTAAAGTTCAATATTATTTTTATAATTAGCAGTACATATACTGCGATTTTCTACGCAATGTCCGCCTCCTCGAATAATGTACCTCACGCCATAAAATTGTGCTGCCAAGGCGGCTAGAAAGATTGTTAAATtggatataaaaaaataaaaaaaattacttgtcATACTGGTTAGTTTGGCACCCCCAGAACTAGAAATTATTTTAAAGAAAAGATGGAACCACTGTTGCTGCAGCGATATAAAGGCAATCATCTCCGGTAACGAATTAATGAGCGCCGATACGGCCATTAGAAACTGTGTATTTACCATGGAATAAAAATCTAAATTCGCTGattgaatttcttatttaattatttcagggCACATGTTGCAATCGCGGAATTTGAAACCGGTCAGTGCTTAAGTTAGCATCCTTATACTAACACCAGCTTTAAGATATCCGCCTCCTAAATCTGCCCTCAAAATGCTACTCGTTGCGCATGGTTTCCGCGCTCACTGCGGGAGGAATGCTTTCCGGGAAATAATCATGACGTCGATGGACATTTCGCTGCAAGTTTCTTTCAAAGCTAGTCACTGGATTATAGATACCAGCTATATGTAATCAAACATTGAATCCTCAATGGCTTCGATTCGGCGACTGCAATACGTGTCACAACGCAATGAATGAAAACGTCAGACCATCCTAGTCAAATTGTTAACCAGATATCGCCACACAATTTTTGATGTCCGCCGACGCCGAACCATTCGCGTTatatggcagaaaaaaaataacctaTTTACCTCTACTACATTGTTTTTAATAATTGAGGAAGCAGTAGAACAGGAAGACAGGTTAGACGCATAAAAGTATTTCAAGGTTCTATCAGCATTTATTA
Coding sequences within it:
- the LOC126531365 gene encoding leucine-rich repeat-containing protein 58 — translated: MLPSHLITPGSTAPRAKMAVDWGVDESPPPVVDLSGQELNAESLESRLSDVAASQEDDGTAPRSLRLERNRLERLPSAALAPLGLRLHTLDVSNNGLTSLGEQLPCPSLRVLLARGNRLNELPKQMPAPLLVLNLSGNQFTTLPDQLTQLNELRHLYMGGNMLDQLPDCVGNMLSLEALYLGGNQLEELPASLGRLWRLRSLCLSGNRLASVPASLADLRSLRSLALHDNRLRTLPPGLVRLGQLVELSLRGNPLVGRFVHDLTYRAPSLRELAARCAIRARLHESQEASAFLPASVREYLASAQHCVNPQCGGVYFDSHVERIQFVDFCGKYRLPLLQYLCSAHCSSQLQADSSASSSHAQDPVEEDPDRLRRVLLG